One genomic region from Sparus aurata chromosome 15, fSpaAur1.1, whole genome shotgun sequence encodes:
- the LOC115596498 gene encoding uncharacterized protein LOC115596498 isoform X4, whose amino-acid sequence MCLISKSDGCLVVAADGLFGLPRKKSSGSSLEAPKHSNRFFCPQDDVDAFTEEKRHSSEQGCISFQAGNALRSKVKNSKLDETVVFGLSCKHEHPRRFLSLKRGESLSNAAYLLKELQEQFGTNKEIVFMYDIACKLKPHLQKFYPDRVTKTTFAVPAFHAYGHDVACQISYSCRNVEGAGLADGEQLERLWSYLRRFGKVTKEMTPSHRVDLLTDALLHYSSRIRKSQAKALVLKAAKVKSVEEEANTEMTEIMKNTAGKRQDPIQGRCSGRALPSLTQQDIQVWTNQYQTEAKRSVDWTWEEDYVQKQIEHQELQVLRSVTASRTCDVTTRLDKLEKKIKTIEKLHGLGERWILTSESCLHIQSAMEDKKRQNSLQAIYRLALERRFLCGLVRKYADGQKIAIRLSKKISSICQKIKQKVKEFNIATRAVNQPHALDYNDVIQIDNPIWPTLTTREIDNMPVKQQLFVLWNTTRRANEEKAYLVEDCKSAKRFYEKQIMEIDRHSQPEGHSSNRQDRGATAALRSKRREFSRYLSQFASLLTALTTDDCDVNVENSTDLDTDEVEDV is encoded by the exons atgtgtttgaTCAGCAAG AGTGATGGATGTCTGGTTGTTGCAGCCGATGGACTGTTCGGACTTCCAAGGAAAAAATCATCTGGTAGTAGCCTTGAGGCCCCCAAGCACTCAAACCGGTTCTTCTGCCCCCAGGACGATGTTGATGCTTTTACTGAAGAAAAGCGGCATTCTTCTGAGCAG GGTTGTATCAGCTTTCAAGCAGGCAATGCCCTCCGGTCAAAGGTGAAGAACTCCAAATTGGatgaaactgttgtttttgGCTTATCTTGTAAGCATGAACATCCACGTCGCTTTCTGAGCCTGAAGAGAGGTGAAAG cctTTCAAATGCTGCTTACCTGCTAAAGGAACTGCAAGAGCAGTTTGGGACAAACAAAGAAATTGTCTTCATGTATGATATTGCATGCAAACTGAAACCTCACTTGCAG AAGTTTTATCCAGATCGTGTGACAAAGACTACATTTGCTGTTCCTGCATTCCATGCTTATGGACATGATGTTGCTTGTCAG ATTTCCTACAGCTGTAGGAATGTTGAAGGTGCAGGTTTAGCTGATGGGGAACAACTGGAACGACTGTGGTCATACCTTCGCCGTTTTGGTAAGGTGACCAAAGAAATGACACCTTCACACAGAGTCGATCTGCTGACTGATGCTTTGCTGCACTACAGCTCAAGGATAAGGAAGAGCCAAG CAAAAGCCCTGGTTCTCAAAGCTGCAAAGGTCAAGTCAGTTGAGGAGGAAGCAAATACAGAGATgactgaaataatgaaaaatacag CTGGAAAGAGACAAGATCCAATCCAGGGTCGCTGCAGCGGGCGTGCTCTACCAA GTCTCACACAGCAAGACATACAAGTCTGGACAAACCAATATCAGACAGAGGCCAAGCGGTCTGTAGACTGGACCTGGGAAGAGGACTATGTCCAAAAACAAATAGAGCACCAGGAACT ACAAGTCTTGAGGAGTGTGACTGCCAGCAGgacttgtgatgtcacaacacGTCTTGATAA AttagagaagaaaataaaaacaattgaGAAGCTACATGGCCTTGGAGAAAGATGGATTCTGACAAGTGAATCATGCTTGCACATCCAAAGTGCAATGGAAGACAAGAAAAGACAGAACTCACTGCAGGCCATCTATCGACTTGCCTTAGAGCGGAGGTTTCTCTGTGGCCTTGTGAGAAAATATGCAG ATGGACAGAAAATTGCAATCAGACTTTCAAAGAAGATCTCTTCAATTTGCCAGAAGATCAAACAAAAAGTGAAAGAGTTCAACATTGCCACCAGAGCAGTCAACCAGCCACATGCCTTGGACTACAATGATGTCATTCAAATCGACAATCCCATTTGGCCAACCCTGACTACCAGAGAAATTGACAACATGCCTGTTaaacagcagctgtttgtgttgtggaaTACAACAAGAAGGGCAAATGAAGAGAAAGCGTACTTGGTGGAAGACTGCAAATCAGCCAAAAGGTTCTATGAAAAGCAGATAATGGAAATTGACAGACACTCCCAGCCGGAAGGGCATTCCTCAAACAGACAGGACAGAGGTGCAACTGCAGCTTTGCGGAGTAAGAGGAGAGAATTTTCAAGGTATCTCTCACAGTTTGCAAGTCTCCTTACAGCACTGACCACAGATGACTGTGATGTTAATGTTGAGAACAGTACAGACTTGGACACAGATGAAGTGGAGGATGTTTAG
- the LOC115596498 gene encoding uncharacterized protein LOC115596498 isoform X3, whose translation MTLLDLVCRLQLECGPSLKAVCAAIQCSSDASKSDGCLVVAADGLFGLPRKKSSGSSLEAPKHSNRFFCPQDDVDAFTEEKRHSSEQGCISFQAGNALRSKVKNSKLDETVVFGLSCKHEHPRRFLSLKRGESLSNAAYLLKELQEQFGTNKEIVFMYDIACKLKPHLQKFYPDRVTKTTFAVPAFHAYGHDVACQISYSCRNVEGAGLADGEQLERLWSYLRRFGKVTKEMTPSHRVDLLTDALLHYSSRIRKSQAKALVLKAAKVKSVEEEANTEMTEIMKNTAGKRQDPIQGRCSGRALPSLTQQDIQVWTNQYQTEAKRSVDWTWEEDYVQKQIEHQELQVLRSVTASRTCDVTTRLDKLEKKIKTIEKLHGLGERWILTSESCLHIQSAMEDKKRQNSLQAIYRLALERRFLCGLVRKYADGQKIAIRLSKKISSICQKIKQKVKEFNIATRAVNQPHALDYNDVIQIDNPIWPTLTTREIDNMPVKQQLFVLWNTTRRANEEKAYLVEDCKSAKRFYEKQIMEIDRHSQPEGHSSNRQDRGATAALRSKRREFSRYLSQFASLLTALTTDDCDVNVENSTDLDTDEVEDV comes from the exons ATGACACTGCTGGACTTGGTTTGTCGCCTTCAGCTTGAGTGTGGTCCATCACTAAAAGCTGTATGTGCAGCAATTCAGTGTTCGTCAGATGCCTCCAAG AGTGATGGATGTCTGGTTGTTGCAGCCGATGGACTGTTCGGACTTCCAAGGAAAAAATCATCTGGTAGTAGCCTTGAGGCCCCCAAGCACTCAAACCGGTTCTTCTGCCCCCAGGACGATGTTGATGCTTTTACTGAAGAAAAGCGGCATTCTTCTGAGCAG GGTTGTATCAGCTTTCAAGCAGGCAATGCCCTCCGGTCAAAGGTGAAGAACTCCAAATTGGatgaaactgttgtttttgGCTTATCTTGTAAGCATGAACATCCACGTCGCTTTCTGAGCCTGAAGAGAGGTGAAAG cctTTCAAATGCTGCTTACCTGCTAAAGGAACTGCAAGAGCAGTTTGGGACAAACAAAGAAATTGTCTTCATGTATGATATTGCATGCAAACTGAAACCTCACTTGCAG AAGTTTTATCCAGATCGTGTGACAAAGACTACATTTGCTGTTCCTGCATTCCATGCTTATGGACATGATGTTGCTTGTCAG ATTTCCTACAGCTGTAGGAATGTTGAAGGTGCAGGTTTAGCTGATGGGGAACAACTGGAACGACTGTGGTCATACCTTCGCCGTTTTGGTAAGGTGACCAAAGAAATGACACCTTCACACAGAGTCGATCTGCTGACTGATGCTTTGCTGCACTACAGCTCAAGGATAAGGAAGAGCCAAG CAAAAGCCCTGGTTCTCAAAGCTGCAAAGGTCAAGTCAGTTGAGGAGGAAGCAAATACAGAGATgactgaaataatgaaaaatacag CTGGAAAGAGACAAGATCCAATCCAGGGTCGCTGCAGCGGGCGTGCTCTACCAA GTCTCACACAGCAAGACATACAAGTCTGGACAAACCAATATCAGACAGAGGCCAAGCGGTCTGTAGACTGGACCTGGGAAGAGGACTATGTCCAAAAACAAATAGAGCACCAGGAACT ACAAGTCTTGAGGAGTGTGACTGCCAGCAGgacttgtgatgtcacaacacGTCTTGATAA AttagagaagaaaataaaaacaattgaGAAGCTACATGGCCTTGGAGAAAGATGGATTCTGACAAGTGAATCATGCTTGCACATCCAAAGTGCAATGGAAGACAAGAAAAGACAGAACTCACTGCAGGCCATCTATCGACTTGCCTTAGAGCGGAGGTTTCTCTGTGGCCTTGTGAGAAAATATGCAG ATGGACAGAAAATTGCAATCAGACTTTCAAAGAAGATCTCTTCAATTTGCCAGAAGATCAAACAAAAAGTGAAAGAGTTCAACATTGCCACCAGAGCAGTCAACCAGCCACATGCCTTGGACTACAATGATGTCATTCAAATCGACAATCCCATTTGGCCAACCCTGACTACCAGAGAAATTGACAACATGCCTGTTaaacagcagctgtttgtgttgtggaaTACAACAAGAAGGGCAAATGAAGAGAAAGCGTACTTGGTGGAAGACTGCAAATCAGCCAAAAGGTTCTATGAAAAGCAGATAATGGAAATTGACAGACACTCCCAGCCGGAAGGGCATTCCTCAAACAGACAGGACAGAGGTGCAACTGCAGCTTTGCGGAGTAAGAGGAGAGAATTTTCAAGGTATCTCTCACAGTTTGCAAGTCTCCTTACAGCACTGACCACAGATGACTGTGATGTTAATGTTGAGAACAGTACAGACTTGGACACAGATGAAGTGGAGGATGTTTAG
- the LOC115596503 gene encoding histone H1-like — MAEVAPAAAPAKAAKKKSASKPKKAGPSVRDLIVKAVAASKERGGVSLSALKKALAAGGYDVEKNNSRVKTAVKGLVVEGTLVQTKGTGASGSFKMNKKVAEPKAKKPAKKAPAKAKKPAAKKSAVAKKPKAAAKKPSAAKKSPKKAAKKPKAAKKAAKSPKKAAKSPKKVVKKAPAAKKSPAKKVAKPKAKKAAPKKK; from the coding sequence atggcaGAAGTAGCACCAGCAGCCGCTCCGGCTAAGGCCGCGAAGAAGAAGTCGGCCTCCAAGCCGAAGAAGGCCGGTCCCAGCGTCCGAGACCTCATCGTCAAGGCTGTGGCCGCATCCAAGGAGCGCGGTGGCGTGTCTCTGTCCGCCCTCAAGAAGGCTTTGGCCGCCGGAGGATACGATGTGGAGAAGAACAACTCCCGCGTCAAGACCGCCGTCAAGGGTCTGGTGGTTGAAGGGACTCTGGTTCAGACCAAAGGCACCGGAGCATCCGGATCCTTCAAGATGAACAAGAAGGTGGCTGAGCCAAAAGCTAAGAAGCCGGCAAAGAAGGCTCCCGCTAAAGCCAAGAAGCCCGCAGCCAAGAAATCTGCAGTGGCAAAGAAGCCCAAGGCGGCAGCAAAGAAGCCATCAGCTGCAAAGAAATCTCCCAAGAAGGCAGCAAAGAAACCCAAGGCGGCAAAGAAGGCAGCAAAGAGCCCCAAGAAGGCTGCCAAGAGCCCCAAGAAAGTGGTGAAGAAGGCCCCCGCAGCCAAGAAATCCCCCGCTAAGAAGGTCGCCAAGCCCAAAGCCAAGAAGGCAGCACCCAAGAAGAAGTGA
- the LOC115596515 gene encoding histone H4 produces MSGRGKGGKGLGKGGAKRHRKVLRDNIQGITKPAIRRLARRGGVKRISGLIYEETRGVLKVFLENVIRDAVTYTEHAKRKTVTAMDVVYALKRQGRTLYGFGG; encoded by the coding sequence ATGAGCGGCAGAGGAAAGGGAGGTAAAGGACTCGGGAAAGGAGGCGCCAAGCGTCACCGTAAAGTTCTCCGTGATAACATCCAGGGAATCACCAAGCCCGCTATCCGCCGTCTGGCTCGCCGCGGTGGAGTGAAGCGTATCTCCGGGCTCATCTACGAGGAGACCCGCGGTGTGCTCAAGGTGTTCCTGGAGAACGTGATCCGTGACGCCGTCACCTACACCGAGCATGCCAAGAGGAAGACCGTGACCGCCATGGATGTGGTGTACGCTCTGAAGAGGCAGGGCCGCACCCTGTACGGCTTCGGAGGTTAA
- the LOC115596498 gene encoding uncharacterized protein LOC115596498 isoform X1, whose translation MTLLDLVCRLQLECGPSLKAVCAAIQCSSDASKCHDLYGILINESYEEYRHFRYQMSTLCHLGPDITDGTHCPLCPESDGCLVVAADGLFGLPRKKSSGSSLEAPKHSNRFFCPQDDVDAFTEEKRHSSEQGCISFQAGNALRSKVKNSKLDETVVFGLSCKHEHPRRFLSLKRGESLSNAAYLLKELQEQFGTNKEIVFMYDIACKLKPHLQKFYPDRVTKTTFAVPAFHAYGHDVACQISYSCRNVEGAGLADGEQLERLWSYLRRFGKVTKEMTPSHRVDLLTDALLHYSSRIRKSQAKALVLKAAKVKSVEEEANTEMTEIMKNTAGKRQDPIQGRCSGRALPSLTQQDIQVWTNQYQTEAKRSVDWTWEEDYVQKQIEHQELQVLRSVTASRTCDVTTRLDKLEKKIKTIEKLHGLGERWILTSESCLHIQSAMEDKKRQNSLQAIYRLALERRFLCGLVRKYADGQKIAIRLSKKISSICQKIKQKVKEFNIATRAVNQPHALDYNDVIQIDNPIWPTLTTREIDNMPVKQQLFVLWNTTRRANEEKAYLVEDCKSAKRFYEKQIMEIDRHSQPEGHSSNRQDRGATAALRSKRREFSRYLSQFASLLTALTTDDCDVNVENSTDLDTDEVEDV comes from the exons ATGACACTGCTGGACTTGGTTTGTCGCCTTCAGCTTGAGTGTGGTCCATCACTAAAAGCTGTATGTGCAGCAATTCAGTGTTCGTCAGATGCCTCCAAG TGTCATGACCTGTATGGAATTCTCATAAATGAGTCCTATGAGGAATACAGACACTTCCGATACCAGATGTCAACACTGTGCCATCTTGGACCAGACATAACAGATGGAACacactgtcctctctgtccagAG AGTGATGGATGTCTGGTTGTTGCAGCCGATGGACTGTTCGGACTTCCAAGGAAAAAATCATCTGGTAGTAGCCTTGAGGCCCCCAAGCACTCAAACCGGTTCTTCTGCCCCCAGGACGATGTTGATGCTTTTACTGAAGAAAAGCGGCATTCTTCTGAGCAG GGTTGTATCAGCTTTCAAGCAGGCAATGCCCTCCGGTCAAAGGTGAAGAACTCCAAATTGGatgaaactgttgtttttgGCTTATCTTGTAAGCATGAACATCCACGTCGCTTTCTGAGCCTGAAGAGAGGTGAAAG cctTTCAAATGCTGCTTACCTGCTAAAGGAACTGCAAGAGCAGTTTGGGACAAACAAAGAAATTGTCTTCATGTATGATATTGCATGCAAACTGAAACCTCACTTGCAG AAGTTTTATCCAGATCGTGTGACAAAGACTACATTTGCTGTTCCTGCATTCCATGCTTATGGACATGATGTTGCTTGTCAG ATTTCCTACAGCTGTAGGAATGTTGAAGGTGCAGGTTTAGCTGATGGGGAACAACTGGAACGACTGTGGTCATACCTTCGCCGTTTTGGTAAGGTGACCAAAGAAATGACACCTTCACACAGAGTCGATCTGCTGACTGATGCTTTGCTGCACTACAGCTCAAGGATAAGGAAGAGCCAAG CAAAAGCCCTGGTTCTCAAAGCTGCAAAGGTCAAGTCAGTTGAGGAGGAAGCAAATACAGAGATgactgaaataatgaaaaatacag CTGGAAAGAGACAAGATCCAATCCAGGGTCGCTGCAGCGGGCGTGCTCTACCAA GTCTCACACAGCAAGACATACAAGTCTGGACAAACCAATATCAGACAGAGGCCAAGCGGTCTGTAGACTGGACCTGGGAAGAGGACTATGTCCAAAAACAAATAGAGCACCAGGAACT ACAAGTCTTGAGGAGTGTGACTGCCAGCAGgacttgtgatgtcacaacacGTCTTGATAA AttagagaagaaaataaaaacaattgaGAAGCTACATGGCCTTGGAGAAAGATGGATTCTGACAAGTGAATCATGCTTGCACATCCAAAGTGCAATGGAAGACAAGAAAAGACAGAACTCACTGCAGGCCATCTATCGACTTGCCTTAGAGCGGAGGTTTCTCTGTGGCCTTGTGAGAAAATATGCAG ATGGACAGAAAATTGCAATCAGACTTTCAAAGAAGATCTCTTCAATTTGCCAGAAGATCAAACAAAAAGTGAAAGAGTTCAACATTGCCACCAGAGCAGTCAACCAGCCACATGCCTTGGACTACAATGATGTCATTCAAATCGACAATCCCATTTGGCCAACCCTGACTACCAGAGAAATTGACAACATGCCTGTTaaacagcagctgtttgtgttgtggaaTACAACAAGAAGGGCAAATGAAGAGAAAGCGTACTTGGTGGAAGACTGCAAATCAGCCAAAAGGTTCTATGAAAAGCAGATAATGGAAATTGACAGACACTCCCAGCCGGAAGGGCATTCCTCAAACAGACAGGACAGAGGTGCAACTGCAGCTTTGCGGAGTAAGAGGAGAGAATTTTCAAGGTATCTCTCACAGTTTGCAAGTCTCCTTACAGCACTGACCACAGATGACTGTGATGTTAATGTTGAGAACAGTACAGACTTGGACACAGATGAAGTGGAGGATGTTTAG
- the LOC115596498 gene encoding uncharacterized protein LOC115596498 isoform X2: MTLLDLVCRLQLECGPSLKAVCAAIQCSSDASKCHDLYGILINESYEEYRHFRYQMSTLCHLGPDITDGTHCPLCPESDGCLVVAADGLFGLPRKKSSGSSLEAPKHSNRFFCPQDDVDAFTEEKRHSSEQGCISFQAGNALRSKVKNSKLDETVVFGLSCKHEHPRRFLSLKRGESLSNAAYLLKELQEQFGTNKEIVFMYDIACKLKPHLQKFYPDRVTKTTFAVPAFHAYGHDVACQISYSCRNVEGAGLADGEQLERLWSYLRRFGKVTKEMTPSHRVDLLTDALLHYSSRIRKSQAKALVLKAAKVKSVEEEANTEMTEIMKNTGLTQQDIQVWTNQYQTEAKRSVDWTWEEDYVQKQIEHQELQVLRSVTASRTCDVTTRLDKLEKKIKTIEKLHGLGERWILTSESCLHIQSAMEDKKRQNSLQAIYRLALERRFLCGLVRKYADGQKIAIRLSKKISSICQKIKQKVKEFNIATRAVNQPHALDYNDVIQIDNPIWPTLTTREIDNMPVKQQLFVLWNTTRRANEEKAYLVEDCKSAKRFYEKQIMEIDRHSQPEGHSSNRQDRGATAALRSKRREFSRYLSQFASLLTALTTDDCDVNVENSTDLDTDEVEDV, encoded by the exons ATGACACTGCTGGACTTGGTTTGTCGCCTTCAGCTTGAGTGTGGTCCATCACTAAAAGCTGTATGTGCAGCAATTCAGTGTTCGTCAGATGCCTCCAAG TGTCATGACCTGTATGGAATTCTCATAAATGAGTCCTATGAGGAATACAGACACTTCCGATACCAGATGTCAACACTGTGCCATCTTGGACCAGACATAACAGATGGAACacactgtcctctctgtccagAG AGTGATGGATGTCTGGTTGTTGCAGCCGATGGACTGTTCGGACTTCCAAGGAAAAAATCATCTGGTAGTAGCCTTGAGGCCCCCAAGCACTCAAACCGGTTCTTCTGCCCCCAGGACGATGTTGATGCTTTTACTGAAGAAAAGCGGCATTCTTCTGAGCAG GGTTGTATCAGCTTTCAAGCAGGCAATGCCCTCCGGTCAAAGGTGAAGAACTCCAAATTGGatgaaactgttgtttttgGCTTATCTTGTAAGCATGAACATCCACGTCGCTTTCTGAGCCTGAAGAGAGGTGAAAG cctTTCAAATGCTGCTTACCTGCTAAAGGAACTGCAAGAGCAGTTTGGGACAAACAAAGAAATTGTCTTCATGTATGATATTGCATGCAAACTGAAACCTCACTTGCAG AAGTTTTATCCAGATCGTGTGACAAAGACTACATTTGCTGTTCCTGCATTCCATGCTTATGGACATGATGTTGCTTGTCAG ATTTCCTACAGCTGTAGGAATGTTGAAGGTGCAGGTTTAGCTGATGGGGAACAACTGGAACGACTGTGGTCATACCTTCGCCGTTTTGGTAAGGTGACCAAAGAAATGACACCTTCACACAGAGTCGATCTGCTGACTGATGCTTTGCTGCACTACAGCTCAAGGATAAGGAAGAGCCAAG CAAAAGCCCTGGTTCTCAAAGCTGCAAAGGTCAAGTCAGTTGAGGAGGAAGCAAATACAGAGATgactgaaataatgaaaaatacag GTCTCACACAGCAAGACATACAAGTCTGGACAAACCAATATCAGACAGAGGCCAAGCGGTCTGTAGACTGGACCTGGGAAGAGGACTATGTCCAAAAACAAATAGAGCACCAGGAACT ACAAGTCTTGAGGAGTGTGACTGCCAGCAGgacttgtgatgtcacaacacGTCTTGATAA AttagagaagaaaataaaaacaattgaGAAGCTACATGGCCTTGGAGAAAGATGGATTCTGACAAGTGAATCATGCTTGCACATCCAAAGTGCAATGGAAGACAAGAAAAGACAGAACTCACTGCAGGCCATCTATCGACTTGCCTTAGAGCGGAGGTTTCTCTGTGGCCTTGTGAGAAAATATGCAG ATGGACAGAAAATTGCAATCAGACTTTCAAAGAAGATCTCTTCAATTTGCCAGAAGATCAAACAAAAAGTGAAAGAGTTCAACATTGCCACCAGAGCAGTCAACCAGCCACATGCCTTGGACTACAATGATGTCATTCAAATCGACAATCCCATTTGGCCAACCCTGACTACCAGAGAAATTGACAACATGCCTGTTaaacagcagctgtttgtgttgtggaaTACAACAAGAAGGGCAAATGAAGAGAAAGCGTACTTGGTGGAAGACTGCAAATCAGCCAAAAGGTTCTATGAAAAGCAGATAATGGAAATTGACAGACACTCCCAGCCGGAAGGGCATTCCTCAAACAGACAGGACAGAGGTGCAACTGCAGCTTTGCGGAGTAAGAGGAGAGAATTTTCAAGGTATCTCTCACAGTTTGCAAGTCTCCTTACAGCACTGACCACAGATGACTGTGATGTTAATGTTGAGAACAGTACAGACTTGGACACAGATGAAGTGGAGGATGTTTAG